A portion of the Tepidisphaeraceae bacterium genome contains these proteins:
- a CDS encoding SEC-C metal-binding domain-containing protein, translated as MKRGLRVVHGDKELVEKLGRNDPCPCGSNRCF; from the coding sequence GTGAAGCGCGGCCTCCGCGTCGTCCACGGTGACAAGGAACTCGTCGAGAAGCTCGGCCGCAACGACCCGTGCCCGTGCGGGTCGAACCGCTGCTTTTAA